In one window of Deltaproteobacteria bacterium DNA:
- a CDS encoding ABC transporter substrate-binding protein, producing the protein MIERRRLRALAALLGVAALASCYRDPALEWPPRNPGSQRGGVLRLAAPDDVPTLDPALGYDSRSWTYELHLFETLVTYDDDSRLVPALAEDWSVTDDGRTYRFRLPAGVTFSDGSPLTAADAVGSLERVLDPKTRSQGAEYYRGIRGAADYVEGRAPRVAGLAAPDATTLTITLEQPDPLFLHKMALLFAAVVPAEYARRLGDDFTDQPIGSGPFVLREWRRGERLVLARNPRYRRADRPFLDGIVEQSGVNSELAWLKFLSDEIDVSGIPPADFPSIRRAADAERPGRLVSGVTLITNYLGFNCQMPPFDDRRVRQALNYAVDKEDVIALLNGRGTVAKGMVPPGMPGYTRDATGYPYDPARARALLREAGREAGFATELWTQSSDLDLKIGQKVQHDLAAVGVAMEIKQVAWSAFLEAVRQPKTVPLFDLAWSADFPDPSNFLDVLFQSSRVDANNHTFYASPAFDRMLARAQRVVEPAARNLAYAEAERLLVDDAPVIFLYHPIAYVMLQRRVQGYTIHPLLPSRFIDVWLDSEPTAAQGTSAGS; encoded by the coding sequence ATGATCGAACGGCGGCGCCTGCGCGCCCTCGCAGCGCTTCTCGGAGTCGCCGCACTCGCCTCGTGCTACCGCGACCCGGCCCTCGAATGGCCGCCGCGGAACCCCGGGTCGCAACGCGGCGGGGTGCTGCGACTCGCCGCGCCCGACGACGTCCCGACGCTCGACCCGGCGCTCGGCTACGACTCGCGCTCGTGGACGTACGAGCTACACCTGTTCGAGACGCTCGTCACCTACGACGACGACAGCCGCCTCGTCCCCGCGCTCGCCGAGGACTGGAGCGTCACGGACGACGGCCGCACCTACCGCTTTCGCCTGCCTGCCGGCGTCACGTTCTCCGACGGGAGCCCGCTCACCGCTGCCGACGCGGTCGGCAGCCTGGAGCGCGTCCTCGATCCCAAGACCCGCTCGCAGGGCGCCGAGTACTACCGTGGGATCCGCGGCGCGGCCGACTACGTCGAGGGCAGGGCGCCGCGCGTCGCCGGCCTCGCAGCCCCGGACGCGACGACGCTCACCATCACGCTGGAGCAGCCGGATCCGCTTTTCCTCCACAAGATGGCGCTCCTGTTCGCGGCGGTCGTGCCGGCGGAGTACGCGCGCCGGCTCGGCGACGACTTCACCGACCAGCCGATCGGCAGCGGACCGTTCGTGCTGCGCGAATGGCGGCGCGGCGAGCGCCTCGTGCTCGCACGCAACCCCCGTTACCGGCGAGCCGACCGGCCGTTCCTCGACGGCATCGTCGAGCAGTCCGGGGTGAACAGTGAGCTCGCCTGGCTGAAGTTCCTGAGCGACGAGATCGACGTCTCCGGAATCCCGCCCGCGGACTTTCCCTCGATCCGCCGGGCGGCCGACGCCGAGCGCCCCGGGCGCCTCGTGAGCGGCGTCACCCTGATCACGAACTACCTGGGATTCAACTGCCAGATGCCGCCCTTCGACGATCGCCGGGTCCGCCAGGCGCTGAACTACGCCGTCGACAAGGAAGACGTGATCGCGCTCCTGAACGGCCGCGGCACCGTGGCGAAGGGCATGGTACCCCCTGGGATGCCGGGCTACACGCGCGACGCGACCGGCTACCCGTACGACCCCGCGCGCGCGCGCGCCTTGCTCCGCGAAGCCGGGCGGGAGGCGGGCTTCGCGACCGAGCTCTGGACGCAGAGCAGCGACCTGGACCTCAAGATCGGGCAGAAGGTGCAGCACGACCTCGCCGCCGTCGGCGTGGCGATGGAGATCAAGCAGGTCGCGTGGAGCGCGTTTCTCGAGGCGGTCCGCCAGCCGAAGACGGTGCCGCTCTTCGACCTCGCATGGTCGGCCGACTTTCCCGATCCGAGCAACTTCCTCGACGTGCTCTTCCAGTCGAGCCGCGTCGACGCGAACAACCACACGTTCTACGCCAGCCCGGCGTTCGACCGGATGCTGGCGCGCGCGCAGCGCGTCGTCGAGCCGGCGGCGCGCAATCTCGCCTATGCGGAGGCCGAGCGCCTCCTCGTCGACGACGCGCCCGTGATCTTCCTCTACCACCCGATCGCCTACGTCATGCTGCAACGCCGTGTGCAGGGGTACACGATCCATCCGCTCCTGCCCTCACGCTTCATCGACGTATGGCTCGACTCCGAGCCGACCGCTGCTCAGGGCACGAGCGCGGGCTCGTAG
- a CDS encoding ABC transporter permease, with amino-acid sequence MRAGMRRGLLGVGLAMGALLVAVAIAGPPLAPYDPTAPVAPQLAEPLPPGAPFWLGTDDLGRDVLSRLLHGARISLLVGIVAMIVTMGIGTAVGLAAGYFGGAADVLLMRCTDVMLAFPGLLLAVALVAVMRPSVWTIFVVIGLVSWTGVARVVRSETLSLRERDFVLAARAMGASHGRIVARHVLPNVAPTLVAIAALSTSGTILLDAGLSFLGIGVPPPTPTWGRMIQEASTYYRVAPWLMAFPGLAVLYAVLAFNLIAYGIAERGTPTR; translated from the coding sequence ATGAGGGCAGGGATGCGACGGGGGCTCCTCGGGGTCGGGCTTGCGATGGGCGCGCTGCTCGTCGCAGTCGCCATCGCCGGGCCGCCGCTCGCTCCCTACGACCCAACGGCGCCGGTCGCGCCACAGCTCGCCGAGCCCTTGCCGCCGGGCGCGCCCTTCTGGCTCGGCACCGACGATCTCGGTCGTGACGTGCTCTCGCGCCTTCTCCACGGCGCGCGCATCTCGCTCCTGGTCGGTATCGTGGCGATGATCGTGACGATGGGGATCGGCACGGCCGTCGGGCTCGCGGCGGGCTACTTTGGAGGCGCCGCCGACGTCCTGCTGATGCGCTGCACGGACGTGATGCTGGCCTTTCCGGGTCTCCTGCTCGCGGTCGCGCTCGTCGCGGTCATGCGGCCGAGCGTGTGGACGATCTTCGTGGTGATCGGGCTCGTCAGCTGGACCGGCGTGGCGCGCGTCGTTCGGAGCGAGACGCTGTCGCTCCGCGAGCGGGACTTCGTGCTCGCGGCGCGCGCGATGGGCGCGAGCCACGGGCGCATCGTCGCTCGCCACGTCCTGCCGAACGTCGCCCCGACGCTCGTCGCGATCGCGGCGCTCAGCACCTCGGGAACGATCCTCCTCGACGCCGGCCTCAGCTTTCTCGGCATCGGCGTCCCGCCGCCGACGCCGACCTGGGGCCGGATGATCCAGGAGGCCTCGACGTACTACCGGGTCGCGCCCTGGCTCATGGCCTTTCCCGGGCTCGCCGTGCTGTACGCGGTGCTGGCGTTCAACCTGATCGCGTACGGGATCGCGGAGCGCGGAACGCCCACGCGATGA
- a CDS encoding SDR family oxidoreductase, giving the protein MNLAGRTALVTGAARRLGRAIAEDLADGGARVAVCHRTSTSEAEAVIAGIRAAGGTAEGFTADLADPRAVERLAADVTDRMGPVDVLVNNASVFYRTPLETLDVEAWDAVMAVNLKAPYLLSLLLGRAMRARGTGKIVNLADIAAERPYPGYLPYSVSKAGIVALTRALALDLAPAVQVNCVAPGPVLEAIDGTPAATAAIVRRTPLGRLGDARDVAAAVRFLVAGSDFVTGTTVVVDGGRTLD; this is encoded by the coding sequence ATGAACCTCGCCGGGCGGACGGCGCTCGTGACCGGCGCCGCGCGCCGCCTCGGTCGCGCCATCGCCGAGGATCTTGCCGACGGGGGAGCGCGCGTCGCCGTCTGCCATCGGACGTCGACGTCCGAGGCCGAGGCGGTGATCGCCGGCATCCGCGCGGCCGGCGGGACCGCCGAAGGCTTCACCGCGGACCTCGCCGATCCACGGGCCGTCGAGCGCCTGGCGGCCGACGTGACCGACCGGATGGGGCCGGTCGACGTGCTCGTCAACAACGCCTCGGTGTTCTACCGGACGCCCCTCGAGACTCTCGACGTCGAAGCATGGGACGCCGTCATGGCGGTGAACCTCAAGGCGCCCTACCTGCTCTCGCTCCTCCTCGGACGCGCCATGCGCGCGCGCGGCACGGGCAAGATCGTGAACCTCGCCGACATCGCCGCCGAGCGGCCCTATCCCGGCTACCTGCCGTACAGCGTCTCGAAGGCCGGCATCGTGGCGCTGACACGCGCGCTCGCGCTCGATCTCGCGCCCGCGGTGCAGGTGAACTGCGTGGCGCCGGGCCCCGTTCTCGAAGCGATCGACGGAACGCCCGCCGCGACCGCGGCGATCGTCCGGCGGACACCGCTCGGCCGCCTCGGCGACGCGCGCGACGTCGCCGCGGCGGTGCGCTTCCTCGTCGCGGGCAGCGACTTCGTGACCGGCACGACGGTCGTCGTCGACGGAGGGCGGACGCTCGACTGA
- a CDS encoding ABC transporter permease, producing the protein MRYLVGRLAWALVILLGTTWITFAIVFLVPGDPARVVAGPRADATTLATIRHELGLDRSLPAQYGRYLWRLARGDLGRSYANRQPVAATLARRLPATAALAAAGLAIALVVGLVGGLTTAPFAGRFVDRAALVGALAVLSAPVFWLGMIALYWLGFRWRLVPLGGAGTVRHLLLPALVLGVGTGAYYARLLHTNLQDVLALDYVRAARARGVGPVRLLAVHALRNAALPLLTIVGLDFAALMNGVVLTETVFHWPGLGRLAFDAVLALDVPVIMGTVLLSAALVVATNLVVDLLYRIVDPRIRLG; encoded by the coding sequence GTGCGCTATCTCGTCGGCCGGCTCGCCTGGGCGCTCGTCATCCTCCTCGGCACCACCTGGATCACCTTCGCCATCGTCTTTCTCGTCCCGGGCGACCCGGCACGTGTCGTCGCCGGACCGCGCGCCGACGCGACGACGCTCGCGACCATCCGCCACGAACTCGGGCTCGACCGCTCGCTGCCGGCGCAGTACGGCCGCTACCTCTGGCGGCTCGCGCGCGGCGACCTCGGCCGCTCCTACGCGAACCGGCAGCCGGTGGCCGCCACGCTCGCCCGCCGCCTGCCCGCGACCGCGGCGCTCGCCGCCGCCGGCCTCGCGATCGCGCTCGTCGTGGGGCTCGTCGGCGGCCTCACGACCGCGCCGTTCGCGGGCCGCTTCGTCGACCGGGCCGCCCTCGTCGGCGCGCTGGCGGTCCTCTCGGCCCCCGTCTTCTGGCTCGGCATGATCGCGCTCTACTGGCTCGGGTTCCGCTGGCGGCTCGTGCCGCTCGGAGGCGCCGGGACCGTGCGCCACCTGCTGCTCCCGGCGCTGGTCCTCGGGGTCGGGACCGGCGCGTACTATGCGCGCCTCCTGCACACGAACCTGCAGGACGTGCTCGCGCTCGACTACGTGCGCGCCGCGCGCGCCCGCGGCGTCGGCCCGGTGCGTCTCCTCGCCGTCCACGCGCTCCGCAACGCCGCCTTGCCCCTCCTCACCATCGTCGGACTCGACTTCGCGGCGCTCATGAACGGCGTCGTGCTCACCGAGACCGTCTTCCACTGGCCCGGGCTCGGTCGGCTGGCCTTCGACGCCGTGCTCGCGCTCGACGTTCCGGTCATCATGGGCACGGTCCTGCTGAGCGCGGCGCTCGTGGTCGCCACGAACCTCGTCGTCGATCTTCTCTACCGGATCGTCGATCCACGCATCCGCCTCGGATGA
- a CDS encoding inositol-phosphate phosphatase encodes MPRPAMQTLLPTVIEAGELARSFFRNVTAERKADQTLVTAADRAVEEFLTPRMSALLPGVRVLGEEFGATGTSGAEYTLTLDPIDGTAAFISGLPTWCITLGLLRHEIAVGGVTYLPMTGETYLADEDVAEWNGRSIVRRTGAAGEGDLFMLTHSEYHRSEARRFPGKIRSLGSTAYHMALVARGAAVAAILGRPRLWDVAAGAAMLRAIGGELRYRSGAVADLGALLGGERARDQLVAAAPGMIDEILKLVGPTP; translated from the coding sequence GTGCCTCGTCCCGCGATGCAGACGCTGCTGCCGACCGTCATCGAAGCCGGCGAGCTCGCGCGGAGCTTCTTCCGCAACGTCACCGCCGAGCGCAAGGCCGACCAGACGCTGGTGACCGCGGCCGACCGCGCCGTCGAGGAGTTCCTGACGCCGCGGATGTCGGCGCTCCTCCCCGGCGTTCGCGTCCTCGGCGAAGAGTTCGGCGCAACCGGCACGAGCGGCGCCGAGTACACGCTCACGCTCGATCCGATCGACGGCACCGCGGCCTTCATCTCCGGTCTGCCGACGTGGTGCATCACCCTCGGACTCCTCCGCCACGAGATCGCGGTCGGCGGCGTCACCTACCTCCCGATGACGGGGGAGACCTACCTCGCGGACGAGGACGTCGCGGAGTGGAACGGCCGCTCGATCGTGCGACGGACCGGGGCGGCGGGGGAGGGCGACCTCTTCATGCTCACGCACTCGGAGTACCATCGGAGTGAGGCGCGCCGCTTCCCGGGCAAGATCCGTTCGCTCGGCTCGACCGCCTACCACATGGCCCTGGTCGCACGCGGCGCCGCGGTCGCCGCGATCCTCGGCCGTCCCCGCCTCTGGGACGTCGCCGCGGGCGCCGCGATGCTGCGCGCCATCGGCGGCGAGCTGCGCTACCGGTCGGGCGCGGTCGCCGACCTCGGCGCGCTCCTCGGCGGCGAGCGGGCGCGGGATCAGCTGGTCGCGGCGGCGCCCGGCATGATCGACGAGATCCTGAAGCTGGTCGGGCCGACGCCATGA